The stretch of DNA TGTCGGTAGTTAGCTGAATTTATCAATTAGGCGGAGTGGCTTAAGCAGAATCGGTGAACCACCGATATGGTAGTTAGACCTTCAACTTGAACTGGATAGATAGATCATGAAATACCTGGTCACTGGCGGCGCCGGATTCATCGGCTCAAACATAGTAAGACGGTTACTTCGCGACGGCCATACCGTCCGCGTTCTCGATAATTTCTCCTCTGGCAAACGAGAGAATCTTGAAGACATTCAGGCTGAGATCGAGATCCTGGATGGAGATATTCGGGATTACTGGACCTGCGTCCGGGCAACCCGTGGAATCGATATCGTGCTGCACCAGGCGGCGCTCCCCAGCGTCCCCCGGTCTGTCGACAACCCGCTTACTTCCAGCGTGGTAAATATCGATGGCATGCTCAACATGCTCGAATCATCACGGCAGGCCGGCGTCAAGCGGCTCGTCTTCGCCTCATCTTCGTCTGTCTACGGTGAGACGGAAGAACTCCCGAAGCGTGAGGCGATGATCCCCAGTCCGCTCTCCCCGTACGCGGTCTCGAAGATGACCAACGAGTTGTATGGCCGGGTGTACTCGAACCTGTACAAATTCCCGACTGTGGCGCTCAGGTATTTTAATATTTTCGGGCCGCGACAGGATCCCAAGTCGGAGTATGCGGCGGTAGTACCGCGGTTCATAACCGCCTTTATGTCCGGCAACCAGCCGATCGTTTTTGGCGATGGCGAACAGTCACGCGACTTTACGTTCATCGACAATTGCGTCCAGGCCAATCTGCTTGCGGCGACCAGCGACAAAATGGTCGGGCGGGCGTTCAATGTCGGCTGCGGCGGGCAATTCACGCTCAATCAGTTGCTGGATAATCTCCGGAAGATCATGGGCGTAAAGATCGAGGCCCAGTATGCCCCGGCACGTGCCGGCGACATCAAACATTCGTTTGCCGCTATCGAGCAGATCAAAGAGTGCGGTTATAGTCCATCGGTGGGCTTTGTCGAAGGTTTACAGCGGACAGTAGAGTATTTCACTTCGCTCCCCGGCCGTCACTAGCGCCTTTCGATCGAGCAAAGAAAGCAATGACCAGCGACCGTCCGAGCAGCTTGCCGACGATCAGCGTTATCCTGCCGATTCGCAATGAAGAACGCTTCATTGGACAGACTTTGAACTACCTGTTGTCGCAGGATTACCCGATCGACAAGCTGG from bacterium encodes:
- a CDS encoding SDR family oxidoreductase, with the protein product MKYLVTGGAGFIGSNIVRRLLRDGHTVRVLDNFSSGKRENLEDIQAEIEILDGDIRDYWTCVRATRGIDIVLHQAALPSVPRSVDNPLTSSVVNIDGMLNMLESSRQAGVKRLVFASSSSVYGETEELPKREAMIPSPLSPYAVSKMTNELYGRVYSNLYKFPTVALRYFNIFGPRQDPKSEYAAVVPRFITAFMSGNQPIVFGDGEQSRDFTFIDNCVQANLLAATSDKMVGRAFNVGCGGQFTLNQLLDNLRKIMGVKIEAQYAPARAGDIKHSFAAIEQIKECGYSPSVGFVEGLQRTVEYFTSLPGRH